The genomic interval CAAGTGATTTGGTGAGCAGGAACTACCCCGGTATGTTGTACATCCCCCAGGATTTCAACAGTATAGAAGAAGAGGAATTTTCTAATAATTCCTGCTATGTCAGGTCAGATGTTGAGGACGAACAACTGGCATACAGCTTCATGGAGCTTCCTGATGCTCCCTATGACTCGGACTCTGGAGAAAGCCAAGCCAGCTCTATTCCTTTCTATGAGTTAGAAGACCCTATATTACTTTTAAGTTAATGTAACAATTAAATCTGCTTAAGAGTCCATACTTTGTTTACTGTTAACTAATTTTGCTATACTGACATCTCTGCTCCTCACATAAAGGATTTGCAAAAAGGAAATATAGAAGGTTTTGAAAACCTACTATTTTTTTCTActtacaaattttaaaaatttattcttGTATTGAAATGTTGAAGTGCATGTCTTATGCAGAATGGCGCCCATCATAGCATAAACAGGGTTCACTTTAGTATTTGTATTGATGAAGTACTCCAGAAAGGTAcagttctccccaccccccagtgcTGTGAACTGTGATCCTGCAAAATATGCTGAAGTGTCTCGGTTTAATATTTTTAGTCTTTTGATATGGTTGAGGCTCACCTAGCATTTCTCAGAAGTTTGTGTAGAAGGATAGAATGTGCGCTGTTGGTAAATTTCTAAGTAATATGCTTGGAAAGCATGGCTAGCTTTTGAGTTTAACAAAAAGCACACTGAACGCTGTTTTGCTTGAGTTAATCTGGTGAAGTGAAAATAGCTACAAAATGGCTTTATTCAAGTTGTCCTTAAGATAGCAATTGGAGCATTTTGGCGTTTTGCACTTGCTCTTCTTGGAATGATGCATAATAATGCACATATAATATGCTTAAATGGTCTTCTGTTAACTctagtcagattttttttttccagtttaagATTGCATTAACATCCTTGCCCACACTACAGTTTAGTATTAATCTTGTGTTTAAAGAAGCATTTTGCACCAAAGTACTCAAGTAGGAAAAGCTTAGAGAAAATTGTCACTTACAGAAGTCTCACATGTACATGAAATCAGCAACTGTTGAATGGATTCTCCACCTAATCCTGCCAACATTTAATAAAATGCTATCAGCTAGGGGTGAAAACCAATAGAGTAGATAATTTGCCTGCATTATACAGTTTTTTAATGGTGAAGCACTAGCTGCctacatatttaaaaaaagaaaaagtaaaacttgTTCCCTCAAGTCTATTATATGGTAGAACagtttcctctttttaaaaacttttgacCATGTTTGTTTTAAGAAGCACACCGGAATTTTTGAGCTTTTATAAGTTAAGAATCACTTCGATATAATTATCTGATGAAAGTCACTTGTATTCACGTTTCTGATTTTAGGTTCAGGGCCGTCCATGTTGGGATGTGAAGACCAACAGCCCAAagataaattaattatttttcacattcaaaAATGGTAACTTGCATTAGCCAGATTTTGCACAGTTAACACCATTTCAGGAATGCCACTACACAGTTTATtagatttttaaatatattttaaaagactCTTGCACTCCACCAAAACTTTGCACTGAAGTTTTCACAAATGAGTTCCTGATTTGCCTTTTGCATACTGTATTCTTAAGTAGTTTTATACACAATTTGCATACCTTGTGTGTTTTGCTTTGTATTTAAACGTGTGTTTGTACCGCTTGCATGCAatggattaaaaacaaaatgaatgtCCAGATTGACTACTCGTATTAACCATACTAAAATTGTGTTTTAAACATATCCTAATAATGAATGGTAAGGTATGTATCTTTCTGACAAGGGAAGTGTGATCTAGCTGTCTTTTCTTGGCATGGATGCATGTATGTATATTTATTGTTGACACAACAATAAATATAGTGGCATCCTAAGCCAAGCTGTCTATCTACCCTTCTCCCTTCACCATATACACACTTGGGAGGGCAAGAGGTGTATAGAGGATACTTCCATATTTCTTGGGGTCTGTTGGTTTGGGCTGGAAGTAGCTTCATAAAACCTTTAATTATCACCCCTCTGTTCAGGAGTTGCTCTTAAGTGCTCCACTGACGGCAGCTACTGTGATGTCGTTACTGAGGCTGCTTCTAGTGCCAGATAATTAGACCTCTTCCCCTTCTACCTTCCAGAACTACCTCCTATACTCTGTTCTTGCTTTGCAGCAGAGGAGTATTTTCATCAAGGGATAGCTAAGAGAAACTTGCTGCATCGCAATCTACGATTGTCTACGAATAGGGGTCGGCATTTGCCAGTCctttatctagatcaggggtgtccaaagtttttggcaggagggccgcatcatctctctgacactgtgtcattggccgggggggaaaaattaatttacatttgaaatttgaataaatttgcataagtttacataaattaatatactagaggtggaacttatataaatgactgaaggccttgcaatagctcaaggcctataaaaggccttgcacaaagcaaggctggcctttcctttgctgccactactgcatcacagatgtgaaacagcaagcagtggagggagccctcatcccacagctaacgcgagaggtcaaacagtcacccttgcgctgagagcagttgtgttgggccattgtgggctccagcaagtttccagagggccagaggttcattggagactggggtctccctgagggccacattgggagtcctcgagggctgcaagtggccccagggcacccctgatctagatcagcaGTTTCGAAACCATGGACCACTGTGTTAAGAAAAAGCTTTTGCCACACTGCACTttacattctgcactgctgcttgCCATCTTTCAAACCAATCATCTCAAAAAGTAGTACTGGGCAGCCACTTTCGCTGCCTGTCACCCCTGCAGGTTCTATGTCCCTTCCCGGGCAGTAGCGGCTGCCCAGTGCACCTTTCTGAAAAGATTGGCCTGAAAGGCCAATAGGCATCGGAGCAGAATGGAAAGCACATGTGGCAACGGGAAGGCTTTTTCTTAATGCCGGATTTGAGCCACAGTTTGAGCTGTGGATATGATATGGATGAGCTGAATCTTCGACAACACAGATGAGCAATCTCGCAGGGTGGGGTTGACTAATGGTCCACAGTACCTTTTTAAAGTGGCCCTTCAACAAAAGCTAGTGGCAGGCAAGGCAGATGGTGCTTGTCTACACTGAATACAAAAAGATTAACTTTTACTAAACAGCATTAATCTGTTGGCACTATTAGCATAGATTTATGTGCTGGTGCTATCCTTTCTCTCATTACAAAAGACACTGTTTACTTCTCCCAAATGTGCATGATGTGCTATTTATTAATAGTGGAAGTTCCTAAGACTCCCAAGCATGGATGCATTTATGTTGCGTATGTTAATGTGACTTTGTTTTCCCATTCATTTAGATGATTGTGTGCTGGAACCCAGGTGCTGATATATGTAGATGAAATAGTTTAAAACTTGAAGTTGGCCAGTACTATGTGATGGCTTGGTGAAAATGTTGTGGGGACCTTTGCTAGAACAGCAACTTGCTTTTTCTACTATCCTAAATGTAGATACCCACACATTTTAGTGCAAGTGATTTTTCAGAAAAGGTAACAGTGACTTTAAAGTGATTTCCTGCTATGCTACATAGGAGAGAGTTCTTGGAGTCTTTCTAGAAATGTAGCTTTCAAAACAGATATGTAGCTCTGGATATGTAGCTCAAAATCCTAGGTAGATAACTAACAGTGAAGACATTCAGGTCCATGCAAGGAAAAAAACACCatcaaattttgtatttttttttctttgtttcattaTGTTCTGTGAAAACATtaaaaaagtacaatttcctgaGTTGGTGTTGATGTGGACCTTATTTCATCCCATGTGCTTTCAGATGTTAATATAAGAACACAACTACAGTAGTCACCTTTTCATTTCCTTTTTGGAAGGTGATATGTGACTTCCCTGTTGTTCatatgcaaggctagctgcagtAAGTAGacaaaactaagggcccaatcctatccaactttccagtgccaatgcagctgcagtgcagccctgaggtaagggaacaaatgttccctgaccttgaggaggcctccatgactgtccctccacagtagaatgcagcacacatcctgtagGCATGGGTggatcagttctggaaagttgagtaggactgggtcctaaattATGTTTCCTTTTAAACTGTTCAAACAGTTTCTTTTAAAACTTAGTACTCCAGAGGTAAATGGATATGCAAGATTAAATAAATGCtgtctcctaaaaaaaaaaaaaaattcacacttTCAATGTATGTGTACAAAATTGCCCTGAAGCTCACAGTAGAACCAACACTTTCCATTGCTCATGATGGAACTATGGTGTTCCTAAGAAGTTCTATGTACTGTTTCAAATGCACAATTATTTAGAAGTGCACCAAACATAGTAGGACCACACATAGGATCAAGTTATAAGGCTAtggcttaaggcccaatcctatccaactttccagcacaggtgcagccccaaggtaagggaacaaatgttcccataccttaaggaggcctctgactactgccccaccacaaggtgcagtgcatgccccattggcacagctgcactggcactggaaaattggataggattgggccctcagttgtcctTTATTAGGAAGCAAGTGCAATTGAAATTAACGGctaatttccaagtaaacatggctGACCGTGTACTGTGTTTGCGAAGGGGAGTTGCCTAGGATGTGGATGGATACATGCTCTGCTAGCAGGTGCTGTTCTATTGTGTGCCAAATTGGATCAAATGGGTCTTTACGTAGGCCTTTCAACCAGTGTGATGTAGAAAAGTTAGATGGTAGGAAGTTCTGTTTTGAATTCTCAAGGTACTGCCTGTCATCAGGATATAGGATTCCAGTGATACAGTGCCCTTTGCTGCAGCCCTGTGATAACCGCAGAAAACGGAGGGGGTGTATGTAAACTCATGCTGTCTGACACTGGGAAAGACTGCCTTGTACATtttgaggttttcaagcagaggctggatgactACCTGTGAAGGATGCTGCAGTTGTCTGTGCTGCATAGGAGGTTGGACTAAGTGACCTTCAAACTCAACCCTATAAAGCAGTTCCCCATGAGTCTGCATTTAAATTTAGAATGGAACTACTAGTGTGAAATGCATGGCTTTCAGATTTCCAATGTGGGGAAAAACTCTCTTTCCAAACAcactctgtgcccccccccctttcatggtACTAGATgccggatgcctcagggagcactcaagacaagagacctgcatcctggtgccctcccttgcatctggcattctgaggtggcctccttctaaaaccagggggttgcacagacccatcacagcttgtaacctgtgatggacctttcctcagGAAATCCGTCCAATctgctttgaaaggcatctaggccagatgccatcaccacaccatgTGGCAGGgatttccacagattaatgacaggctgcgtaatgaaatattttctattcttttgtctgttctagacATGCTTCTTAAGATAGTGTTTCTATTCATGCACTGTTTTAATTTGCTTCTGGGAACCAGGGAGTAGTGTGCGtgtaatcctcttttaaaggcaacggggccacatcctgtggcaaggagttccaggggTTAATGatacgttgagtaaagaaatattttcttttgtctgttctggaCGTGCATCTTAAGACAGCTCCTCTATACACACTCACACCTGTTTGTGTTGCTTCTGGGAACAGAGAAGTAagagtgtgtgtgggtgtgttttaCCTTTTAGAATGCGTGTTTTACTTTGTAGTGTATGTGTATTGTAGTGTTTTaccttgttttgtgtgtgtgctaacttgtagtgtgtgtatttgtgtgttcaCATAGTGTTTTATCTTGTAGTGTGTGTGTTCACTTGTACTATTTTACCTTGTTTTGTGTGTTAACTTGTGTGTTAATTTGTACTGTTTTATCTTGTAGTGTGTTTTACATTTTTGTGCATGTTAACTTGTGTCTTTACTTGTAGTGTTTtacttttgttttttgtgtgttttaccatgttttgtgtgtatatatgtgggcgctatcttgtgtgtgtgtgtgtgtgtgtgtgtgtgtgtgtgtgtgtgtgtgtgtacgcgcATTTTACCTTGtagtgtgtatgtgtgggagtgggtgggtgttttaccttattttgtgtgtgtgtgtgtgtgtgtgtgacagagagtgATCTTGTAGAGTGGGGAGTTTTTTACCTTTGTGTGTGTTGTAGTGTTTAaccttgtgttgtgttgtgtatgTTAACTTGTAGTGTTTTACCTTGTAGTGTGCGTATTTGTGTGCAAGTGTGTTACCTTGTAGTGTGTGTtgtagtgtgtgtatgtgttaacTTGTAGCGTGTGTTCATGTGGGTGTCAGCCTGAAGCCACTGCAGGGCGCGCACCgttaacccctgctaacaggttaagaggcactttttcaagtgggtgctcctcttttatttagcagggggagagtaactgtcccacctcaccccagcagtgtctgttctagtggctgcctgctggtgtggcatctttttagactgtgagcccttttgggacagggaaccattagatatgtgattttctctgtaaaccgctttgtgaactttttgttgaaaagcggtatataaatactgttgttgttgttgtgtgcaGCGCAGCGCCGCCTCAGCCAGCGGCCACGCGCACCTGGAGCGCGGTGGGGGCGGGCGGGGCGCGGCTGCACCTGGGCACTGCTGCTCGCGGCGGGGCAGCCGGACGCGCCCGCGCCCTCGCGCTGTTTTGAACCCTCGTGCTCCCCGTAGCGACACACACACCCTTGAGGAGGAGGTGCTTAAAATGGCGGCCTGAGGGAAACTTTTGGGAAGCTCGAGCGGGGCGCGGTGAGTTCGCGGGTGGAGGGAAGTGGTGCTGGGGGGCCACCCCCCCAGGTGCCTGGTGAGCGTCCAGGCGCCTGATGAGCGCCTGGTGAGGGCGCTGAGGCGACGTGAACGGCGGGTGTGGCGCCCCCCCGCTGGCTGCAGCCCCCCCCTGCTGGGCAGCTTCCGCAGAGGCGGTTGCGCACCTCAGAGGCTCGTGCAGctccttcagcccccccccccgcctttggcTTCTCCGTCTCGAGCCCACAACTCCCCTCCTTGCTTGGTCCCACTGCGCATGCGCCGGTGCTGGTGCGAGACTTTTTAAAGGTGCCGTTGGAAAGGGGAGGCGGCGGGGTCGATGCGGGGAGGGCAGTTCGGTGAGCCAATCAGAAGACACGGATCCTCCTCCAATCAGCGCGCAGGAGGACAAATtccaggttgctgctgctgcagctgcatcatccCTTGCCTCTTGCATCCTTGGCTTAGGATGCAGTGCTGCACgctcttcctgggagtaagcctactgagcacagtggggcttctttctgagtaggcCTTCATAGTTTTGCACTGTTATACCACCAAATGCTGCAcatctttcctgggagtaagccccactgagctcagtggggcatacttctgagtagacatgcatgggattgcaccaCCAAATGCCTCTTGCTGCACattcttcctgggagtaagccctactgagcacagtgggtcttacttctgagaaggcatgcatagcattgcactgttataccaccaaatgtgcacactctttcctgggagtaagtcccactgagtagacatgcataggacttcaCTGTTATACCAACTAATGCCTATTGCTGCACAAGACATCATCCTCatctcaggtttttgttttttttaaagtttcagaaCTCTTGTTTAAtttatatgcaaatttatgcaaatagAGTTGCATGGTCAGTCAATCATATGAGTTTTAGTCAATTCCAATTATACAATTAATTGAACAGCCATGTAACTTTTTGCACGTCTATTCAAAAGTGAATCAGTGACTTAAGGGTCTTGGCTTTGGGTTTGCAGCCcagcagtgatgatgatgatacaggttgATTATTCCttatcccaggggtgtcaaactcatgtcataaagcgggctgaatagcattcatgatgcctgctgagggtcggaagtgattatgtcatttggcaggaagtgatgtcgttaaacaggtcaaaaccagaaataagcactctgtgggaactcattaactgcaaatgacagaaaacacaaatcttgatcatatttcaagatatggaagcccaattatggcacattggtgtgtcacaaatgatctgcaggtgtgctgtggaaatttgaaggagggtcatttattagtagggccactgggggatgtgagccccctattgGCAATGTAGtgtgcaaaatttagtgcttgtcagtgtgccatgtgatggaaAGGATTGAAGACAGCtgtgttaaataattataatttcattccactagattccattctGTGTTCCATCTAGTGGCCGAAtgcggtatagcgtctataccagtGCATTTTGGGGCAACACTGGAGGAGCAAGAAtcctggaagtaggtctttaaagctatttttccactgatttggtatccactgatttttattttcATCCACTgaggattctggaacagaaccccaatggataacaagacacaaccttcctcttgctcttttcatcGTTACCCATATGGTGCCTGCTGGTCTCTGACTTTTTTCAAcagtgtctgtacaggtacacattGCAGAACAGAGAATAGAACTTGTAGCCTGTACCCGCGATGTATGTGGGAATAAGCACAAGAcattctagtgttcacactatagaaagtttaaaaaaaaaaatcttggactAAAGTTCCTGAATTTCAGGTGCCCCCATAAGGGGCAATCTACCTGTAATCATAAAAAGCACTTGCAAATTGGGTTGTAGTTCCATGTCTGGTATTTTCAGGAATAACCACAATCTTTGTAATAAGTTACTCCTTATGTGATCAGAAATACTCTTTGAAGTTTAAAAGTGCTTCAGCCCCATGGGATAAGTTAACTTTACAAACCTGTCCACAGTTGCCTCAGATTAAGCCCTATTGGACACAGTGAAACTTGGGAGAAACGTGCATGGAATTGCTTTGTTACAGTACTGCCTGTTATTTTTTCAGGGAATGACACTTCTTTCATCATCTCTTATTTTAACAACCTCTTATTTTTTGCAAGAGATTAGAGACATAGCCAACCAAATCTAACCTATATCCTCCGAGGCTCTTTTGGTTATGGAAACAATACATAAGGAATAGAATCAGAAACAAGTTCTATCTTATCCCCAATAAATGGAGGTAAGCGTTGTTTCAGAGGGGCTTATAATCAGTGTTGCCCTGCTAGTGTAATTGTTCATTGTGAAATTAAATTAGAACTTAAATGAATAACACTGTTAATACACTGTTAGTAATGGAATAAACTTTATAGCACTTGTAAAAGCAAATACAAGGAAGACATTTCTTGTTACTAGAAGTCTACAGGTCTACTCCTGTAGACTCCTGTAGAATTCCTGTGTGCAGCAGTTGCCACATAGCGGCTGCATTTTTTAAATCTCTTGATCAGTATAAAATGCACTGATTAATAAGCTGggttttaaagtattttttaatGCCAATACTTAAAAAACCTTTAAAGCTTGTAAAGTTAAAGCTTATTGGTACTTATAAAAGCTGCAGATGGCAAGCACCGTCTAAGTGAcatcctccctgctctctcacatAAGAGGGAATGGCTCTTTCAAGCTAATGCTTATTGCTGCACAAGACatatatcatcatcataattgttttttaaatctgagaTTATTTCAAAACTAATTTATATGAAAATTTATACAAATGGGGTTTCATGGTCAGTCAGTCTTATGGGTTTTAGTCAATTCAGATTTGTACAATTAACTGACTACCCATGAAACTTgttgcatgtctgttcagaagtcatTCCCACTGTGTCTGAAACAAAAGTCTCTTTCTCCAGAGCAAGAAAGCTACAGATGCACTCTGCTGTATCTACACTGATTTCAAAGGATTCAGGTTAacattgtgtttgtttttccaggaCTTCAGTAACTTCTGGCTATTATCAATGAAGCAATACTGTGGGCGGCCACTTTTAAATCACCTTTCTTGGATGAAAGTTGTTTTCTGTGAAGCAGTTACAATCCTTTCTAGTCAGCTTACATGTGTAGATCACTGCGTTACTGTGTTAGCCACTGTCTCCATGCAGCAATGACGAGACTGGAAGAAGCAAACCGAGAAGCGAACATGCATTCCTCTATCCGATACCTGGGCTATTTAGCCAGAATTAATTTATTGGTTGCCATAGGCATGGGTCTTTATGTCAGGTGGGAGAAGACTGCAGATCCATTAATACTTGTCATCTTTATCCTGGGACTTTTTGTTCTTGGAATTGCCAGTATACTTTATTACTATTTTTCAATGGAAGCAGCAAATTTAAGTCTTTCTAATCTTTGGTTTGGATTTTTACTTGGCCTTCTCTGTTTTCGtgataattctttttttaaaaacgacGTGAAAGAAGAAGCAACCAAATATTTACTGCTTTCCTCAATAATTATAAGGATATTGTATGCTCTGGTGCAGAGGATATGTGGCTGCATCCTTCATAGACCTACTCTATTGACAACGGTTGAATTTCTGGAGCTGGTTGGATTTGCAATTGCCAGCACAACAATGCTAATACAAAAATCCATGAGTATTATCTTCTTGGTTGTGGCTTTGGGAATGCTGATTATTGACTTGCGGATGAAGTCTTTCCTGGCAATTCCTAATTTGGTGATCTTCGGAGTCCTTGcgtctttattttttttcccatctcTAGAGATACCCACCAATCCATTTGCCTTGGGGTGTTTTTTTAGCTGTTTAATAACAGACCCTGTTCTGGATGTTTATTTCAGTGGACTTTCAGTTACTGAACGGTGGAAACCTTATTTGTATCGTGGTAGAGTCTGTCGAAGATTTTCAGTCCTGTTCGTTGGGCTTATtgaattcatttttttaattctATCGGCCTTGAAATTAGGCGATCTCAAACTCTGGTATTTTGTGATACCAGGCTTTTCCATTTTTGGAATTTTCTGGATGATCTGCCACATAATTTTTCTCATAACTCTTTGGGGATTTCACACAAAATTAAACGATTGCCACAGAATCTGTTATACACACAGGGCAGATAACAACAGCCTAGACAGAGTCATGGCGTCTAAAGGAATGCGTCATTTTTGTTTAATTTCCGAGCAGCTTGTATTTTTCAGCCTTCTTGCAACAGCGGTTTTGGGTGCTGTATGTTGGCAGGTATGCCTTAGTACATGTTACATCTTCCTGTATTACCTGTAATATATGTGAGGAGGTATTATGTCTCCAACCAGATATGTAGTGTTTAGTCATTAACCGCAATAAATTATTTTCATTAGAGACTTTGGGCCAAGTGGGGGAGAGGCGGAATCAGCAGCGATGGTgcaagccaaatcctatcccccatcctggCCCTGAAAATCCAACACAGGGcagctcagacttgtgccagctatttagcagtgGAGATCCAAGTTGCCTCATTTAGCAGATTGGggctttacacagggtaaggggacagatgtccccttacctcaaggagacctccagcctgctcgatcaatgcataggatgcagcatggccccactgcattgctgttggttaggactgggctgcccatctagaTATATATCTTTCTCTGTATGCTTCTTGCAAGTCCTGCTATGTAAAGAGTAACATTGCCACTATCACATCAGTGTAAAGccggggtgcccaagccccggcccttGGGGGTTCCcagtcaggccctcggggagcccccagtctccaatgaacctctggcactccagagacttgctggagcccatgctggccggaggcaactgctctcagcatgaggacaactgtttgacctctcaccagAGCTGTCTCACctgacgagggctccctccactacttgccatttcacatctgtgatgcagcagtggtagtgaaggccagtggctggccttgctttgtgcaagcccttttatatgccttgagctactgcaagaccttcattcattcatataagttccatctctcataaattcatttatgtaagtttattcaaattttaaatgtaaattaattcttttttttcccggccccggacacagtgtcagagatgatgtagccctcctgccaaaatgtttggacacccctggtgtaaaggatGGCAATAATCTTATTCAGTTTTGCGTTGTTTTGAAATGGcgcaatttttaatttttctgcATTCCAGTTATGCTTCTAATGCAGGCTTTCACATAAACCTACAGAAATTACTGCCCTACAACAATTTTGACTGGATTATCTAAGCACATTAGGAAGAGATTGTTTCCTgaggaatattttaaaataagggattttaaatttatttttaaaaactactATAATGTATAAAAAATGTCTCTTTGTAGAAATCCAATGGGATCTTCATGAGTGTGTTTCTGATTGTCTTGCCTCTTGAATCCATGGCTCATGGATTATTTCATGAACTGGGGAACTGTTTGGGAGGAACATGTGTTGGCTATGCAGTTGTGATTCCGACGAATTTTTGCAGGTATGATGTTCATAAATACCTTACAACGTAACTATTATGTAAGTTGTTAGAACTTTGGTTGTATATGTTGCCTTCTAGTTTTGCATGTGGAGGAACAGTCGTTAATGTAAGCTCCAAGCAGCAGTCTCAGGAGGTACATTCAGTTCCCACTAACCAAGGATTTGCttcccacagatttgattatctgtggggAGCAAGACTGCCACCTACACTCTGTATCTGCAGGCTGTTCTTTGTTATCCGCGGCATTCAGAAGGTCTCACAGCCATCATGAAGCTATTTGCAGGTGCCATTTAAAGGTCTCTTGCTGCATTTTGAAGGTCTGTACTGGCACTCTaaatgcagcagagaccttcaaaattcTGCCCATGAATAGTGCTAgtgccctttaaaatggccatgggaagctTCAAAATGCCAACAGAGAAGCTATCCACACCATTTTGAAGCttcccacagccattttaaagggttcCGCACTACTCATGGGTGCCAGTTTGAGAGTCTCCATTATCATCTGCTGGTAGGTTAGTTAGCTACAGATATCCTGCTGGCACCTGCTCCTAACCCCATTAATCTCATAGGATCAGTGACTTCCTCTCtgtggatttggtatcca from Tiliqua scincoides isolate rTilSci1 chromosome 7, rTilSci1.hap2, whole genome shotgun sequence carries:
- the TMEM168 gene encoding transmembrane protein 168 — protein: MCRSLRYCVSHCLHAAMTRLEEANREANMHSSIRYLGYLARINLLVAIGMGLYVRWEKTADPLILVIFILGLFVLGIASILYYYFSMEAANLSLSNLWFGFLLGLLCFRDNSFFKNDVKEEATKYLLLSSIIIRILYALVQRICGCILHRPTLLTTVEFLELVGFAIASTTMLIQKSMSIIFLVVALGMLIIDLRMKSFLAIPNLVIFGVLASLFFFPSLEIPTNPFALGCFFSCLITDPVLDVYFSGLSVTERWKPYLYRGRVCRRFSVLFVGLIEFIFLILSALKLGDLKLWYFVIPGFSIFGIFWMICHIIFLITLWGFHTKLNDCHRICYTHRADNNSLDRVMASKGMRHFCLISEQLVFFSLLATAVLGAVCWQKSNGIFMSVFLIVLPLESMAHGLFHELGNCLGGTCVGYAVVIPTNFCSPDGQPTLLPPEHVQELNLRSTGMLNSIQRFFAYHMIETYGCDYSTSGLAFDTLHSKLKSFLELRTPDGPRHDTYVLYYSGHSHSTGEWALAGGDALRLDTILEWWREKNGSFCSRLIILLDCENSQPWVKEVRKVSDLYVAVQGAELAKVVDIDAADPPHLGDFTREWVEYNCNPDSDIRWSEKGRTVKAIYGVSKRWSDYSLHLPTESDVAKHWMLYFPRITYPLVHLANWFCGLNLFWICKACFRCLKRLKMSWFLPTVLDTGQGFKLVRS